A genomic segment from Aegilops tauschii subsp. strangulata cultivar AL8/78 chromosome 1, Aet v6.0, whole genome shotgun sequence encodes:
- the LOC109781494 gene encoding phosphoethanolamine N-methyltransferase 1 isoform X3, protein MAAAAASVTHHSPPATVGSRESSMSEQGAGQGTKEQSPAELELELETDHPALPPPLARGGSASELLQVLAILPSYTGKTVLELGAGVGLFTGELAKEASHVIALEFIDNMIKKNEEINGHIHKNITFMCADVTSPELKIEDNSIDLVFSNWLLMQLNDEEVEKLIGRMVKWLKPGGHIFIRESCSHQSGDSKRKVNPTNYREPRFCTKVFKECHSYDQEGNSFELSLVTFKCIGAYVKSKRNQICWLWEKVKCTEDKGFQRFLDNVQYKSTGILRYERVFGEGYVSTGGFETTKEFVDKLDLKAGQKVLDVGCGIGGGDFYMAETYDVHVLGIDLSINMVSFAIERAIGRSCSVEFEVADCTTKEYAENTFDVIYCRDTILHIQDKPALFRNFFKWLKPGGKVLISDYCRSPGTPSEEFAAYIKQRGYDLHDVKTYGKMLEDAGFHDVVAEDRTDQFLRVLERELGETEKNKEAFLADFTQEDYDDIVNGWSAKLKRSSAGEQKWGLFIATK, encoded by the exons ATG GCTGCAGCTGCTGCCAGTGTCACTCACCACTCGCCGCCGGCCACCGTAGGATCGAGAGAGAGCAGCATGAGCGAGCAGGGGGCAGGGCAGGGTACCAAGGAGCAGTCACCGGCAGAgctcgagctcgaactcgaaaCGGACCACCCTGCCCTGCCCCCGCCCCTTGCTCGAGGTGGCTCTGCCAGTGAG CTGCTGCAGGTGCTGGCCATCCTGCCGTCCTACACGGGCAAAACGGTGCTGGAGCTCGGCGCCGGCGTCGGCCTCTTCACCGGGGAGCTGGCAAAGGAGGCCAGCCACGTCATCGCTCTGGAGTTCATCGACAACATGATCAAGAAG AACGAGGAGATCAATGGGCACATCCACAAGAACATCACCTTCATGTGCGCCGACGTGACGTCGCCGGAGCTCAAGATCGAGGACAACTCCATCGACCTCGTCTTCTCCAACTGGCTGCTCATGCAGCTAAACGACGAGGAG GTTGAGAAGCTGATTGGGAGGATGGTGAAGTGGCTGAAGCCTGGTGGCCATATTTTCATCAGGGAATCCTGCTCCCACCAGTCAGGTGATTCCAAGAGGAAAGTGAACCCCACAAACTACCGTGAGCCAAGGTTTTGCACCAAG GTGTTTAAGGAATGCCACTCCTATGACCAAGAGGGGAATTCGTTTGAGCTTTCTCTGGTAACTTTCAAGTGCATTGGGGCTTATGTGAAAAGCAAGAGGAACCAG ATATGTTGGCTGTGGGAGAAGGTCAAGTGCACAGAAGACAAAGGCTTTCAGAGATTCCTGGACAATGTGCAGTACAAATCCACTGGCATCTTGCGTTATGAGCGCGTGTTTGGGGAGGGTTATGTTAGCACCGGTGGATTCG AGACCACAAAGGAATTTGTGGACAAGCTGGATCTGAAAGCTGGCCAGAAGGTGCTTGATGTTGGGTGCGGCATCGGAGGAGGCGACTTCTACATGGCTGAAACCTATGATGTCCATGTCCTCGGCATCGATCTTTCCATCAACATGGTTTCGTTCGCGATAGAGCGTGCCATCGGGCGCTCGTGCTCGGTTGAGTTTGAGGTTGCTGACTGCACCACCAAGGAATACGCAGAGAACACGTTTGATGTGATCTACTGCCGTGACACCATCCTCCACATTCAA GACAAACCTGCTCTGTTCAGAAACTTCTTCAAGTGGCTCAAGCCTGGGGGCAAAGTGCTGATCAGTGACTACTGCAGGAGCCCTGGGACACCATCAGAGGAATTTGCTGCGTACATCAAGCAGAGAGGCTATGACCTCCATGATGTGAAGACCTATGGAAAG ATGCTTGAGGATGCCGGTTTCCACGATGTCGTCGCCGAAGACCGCACCGACCAG TTCCTGAGGGTCCTGGAGAGGGAGCTGGGCGAGACCGAGAAGAACAAGGAGGCCTTCCTGGCGGACTTCACCCAGGAGGACTACGACGACATCGTCAACGGCTGGAGCGCGAAGCTGAAGCGGAGCTCCGCCGGCGAGCAGAAGTGGGGGCTTTTCATCGCGACCAAGTGA
- the LOC109781494 gene encoding phosphoethanolamine N-methyltransferase 1 isoform X1 encodes MMIPLLFQLPSGNCSEQRTAWWYHIIVVTIMNHGHIAKLARIALQAAAAASVTHHSPPATVGSRESSMSEQGAGQGTKEQSPAELELELETDHPALPPPLARGGSASELLQVLAILPSYTGKTVLELGAGVGLFTGELAKEASHVIALEFIDNMIKKNEEINGHIHKNITFMCADVTSPELKIEDNSIDLVFSNWLLMQLNDEEVEKLIGRMVKWLKPGGHIFIRESCSHQSGDSKRKVNPTNYREPRFCTKVFKECHSYDQEGNSFELSLVTFKCIGAYVKSKRNQICWLWEKVKCTEDKGFQRFLDNVQYKSTGILRYERVFGEGYVSTGGFETTKEFVDKLDLKAGQKVLDVGCGIGGGDFYMAETYDVHVLGIDLSINMVSFAIERAIGRSCSVEFEVADCTTKEYAENTFDVIYCRDTILHIQDKPALFRNFFKWLKPGGKVLISDYCRSPGTPSEEFAAYIKQRGYDLHDVKTYGKMLEDAGFHDVVAEDRTDQFLRVLERELGETEKNKEAFLADFTQEDYDDIVNGWSAKLKRSSAGEQKWGLFIATK; translated from the exons ATGATGATTCCCTTGCTCTTTCAGCTTCCTAGTGGCAACTGCTCAGAGCAGAGGACCGCATGGTGGTACCATATAATCGTCGTCACCATCATGAATCACGGTCATATCGCTAAGCTAGCGCGTATCGCCCTGCAGGCTGCAGCTGCTGCCAGTGTCACTCACCACTCGCCGCCGGCCACCGTAGGATCGAGAGAGAGCAGCATGAGCGAGCAGGGGGCAGGGCAGGGTACCAAGGAGCAGTCACCGGCAGAgctcgagctcgaactcgaaaCGGACCACCCTGCCCTGCCCCCGCCCCTTGCTCGAGGTGGCTCTGCCAGTGAG CTGCTGCAGGTGCTGGCCATCCTGCCGTCCTACACGGGCAAAACGGTGCTGGAGCTCGGCGCCGGCGTCGGCCTCTTCACCGGGGAGCTGGCAAAGGAGGCCAGCCACGTCATCGCTCTGGAGTTCATCGACAACATGATCAAGAAG AACGAGGAGATCAATGGGCACATCCACAAGAACATCACCTTCATGTGCGCCGACGTGACGTCGCCGGAGCTCAAGATCGAGGACAACTCCATCGACCTCGTCTTCTCCAACTGGCTGCTCATGCAGCTAAACGACGAGGAG GTTGAGAAGCTGATTGGGAGGATGGTGAAGTGGCTGAAGCCTGGTGGCCATATTTTCATCAGGGAATCCTGCTCCCACCAGTCAGGTGATTCCAAGAGGAAAGTGAACCCCACAAACTACCGTGAGCCAAGGTTTTGCACCAAG GTGTTTAAGGAATGCCACTCCTATGACCAAGAGGGGAATTCGTTTGAGCTTTCTCTGGTAACTTTCAAGTGCATTGGGGCTTATGTGAAAAGCAAGAGGAACCAG ATATGTTGGCTGTGGGAGAAGGTCAAGTGCACAGAAGACAAAGGCTTTCAGAGATTCCTGGACAATGTGCAGTACAAATCCACTGGCATCTTGCGTTATGAGCGCGTGTTTGGGGAGGGTTATGTTAGCACCGGTGGATTCG AGACCACAAAGGAATTTGTGGACAAGCTGGATCTGAAAGCTGGCCAGAAGGTGCTTGATGTTGGGTGCGGCATCGGAGGAGGCGACTTCTACATGGCTGAAACCTATGATGTCCATGTCCTCGGCATCGATCTTTCCATCAACATGGTTTCGTTCGCGATAGAGCGTGCCATCGGGCGCTCGTGCTCGGTTGAGTTTGAGGTTGCTGACTGCACCACCAAGGAATACGCAGAGAACACGTTTGATGTGATCTACTGCCGTGACACCATCCTCCACATTCAA GACAAACCTGCTCTGTTCAGAAACTTCTTCAAGTGGCTCAAGCCTGGGGGCAAAGTGCTGATCAGTGACTACTGCAGGAGCCCTGGGACACCATCAGAGGAATTTGCTGCGTACATCAAGCAGAGAGGCTATGACCTCCATGATGTGAAGACCTATGGAAAG ATGCTTGAGGATGCCGGTTTCCACGATGTCGTCGCCGAAGACCGCACCGACCAG TTCCTGAGGGTCCTGGAGAGGGAGCTGGGCGAGACCGAGAAGAACAAGGAGGCCTTCCTGGCGGACTTCACCCAGGAGGACTACGACGACATCGTCAACGGCTGGAGCGCGAAGCTGAAGCGGAGCTCCGCCGGCGAGCAGAAGTGGGGGCTTTTCATCGCGACCAAGTGA
- the LOC109781493 gene encoding phosphoethanolamine N-methyltransferase 1 isoform X1 — protein sequence MDTITVVENVFGEVERKVQKSYWEEHSKDLTVESMMLDSRAKDLDKEERPEVLAILPSYAGKTVLELGAGIGRFTGELAKEAGHVIALDFIDSVIKKNEEINGDIYKNITFMCADVTSPELKIEDNSVDIVFSNWLLMYLNDEEVEKLIGRIVKWLKPGGHIFIRESCFHQSGDSKRKVNPTHYREPRFYTKVFKECHSYDQEGNSFELSLVTSKCIGAYVKSKKNQNQICWLWEKVKCTEDKGFQRFLDNVQYKSTGILRYERVFGEGYVSTGGFETTKEFVDKLDLKAGQKVLDVGCGIGGGDFYMAETYDVHVLGIDLSINMVSFAIERAIGRSCSVEFEVADCTTKEYAENTFDVIYSRDTILHIQDKPALFRNFFKWLKPGGKVLISDYCRSPGTPSEEFAAYIKQRGYDLHDVKTYGKMLEDAGFHDVVAEDRTDQFLRVLERELGETEKNKEAFLADFTQEDYDDIVNGWSAKLKRSSAGEQKWGLFIATK from the exons ATGGACACCATCACCGTCGTCGAGAATG TGTTCGGGGAGGTGGAGCGCAAGGTGCAGAAGAGCTACTGGGAGGAGCACTCCAAGGACCTCACCGTGGAGTCCATGATGCTCGACTCCCGCGCCAAGGACCTCGACAAGGAGGAGAGGCCTGAG GTGCTGGCCATCCTCCCGTCGTACGCGGGCAAGACGGTGCTGGAGCTCGGCGCCGGCATCGGCCGCTTCACCGGCGAGCTGGCCAAGGAGGCCGGCCACGTCATCGCGCTCGACTTCATCGACAGCGTCATCAAGAAG AACGAGGAGATCAATGGGGACATCTACAAGAACATCACCTTCATGTGCGCCGACGTCACCTCGCCGGAGCTCAAGATCGAGGACAACTCCGTCGACATCGTCTTCTCCAACTGGCTGCTCATGTACCTCAACGACGAGGAG GTTGAGAAGCTGATTGGCAGGATAGTGAAGTGGCTGAAGCCCGGTGGGCATATTTTCATCAGGGAATCGTGCTTCCACCAGTCTGGGGATTCCAAGAGGAAAGTGAACCCGACGCACTACCGGGAGCCGAGGTTCTACACCAAG GTGTTTAAGGAATGCCACTCCTATGACCAAGAGGGGAATTCCTTTGAGCTTTCTCTGGTAACTTCCAAGTGCATTGGAGCTTATGTGAAAAGCAAGAAGAACCAGAACCAG ATATGTTGGCTGTGGGAGAAGGTCAAGTGCACAGAAGACAAAGGCTTTCAGAGATTCCTGGACAATGTGCAGTACAAATCCACTGGAATCTTGCGTTATGAGCGCGTGTTTGGGGAGGGTTATGTTAGCACCGGTGGATTCG AGACCACAAAGGAGTTTGTGGACAAGCTGGACCTGAAAGCTGGCCAGAAGGTGCTCGATGTAGGGTGTGGTATCGGAGGAGGCGACTTCTACATGGCTGAAACCTATGATGTCCATGTCCTCGGCATCGATCTTTCTATCAACATGGTTTCGTTCGCAATTGAGCGTGCCATCGGGCGCTCGTGCTCCGTTGAGTTTGAGGTTGCTGACTGCACCACCAAGGAATACGCAGAGAACACGTTTGATGTCATCTACAGCCGTGACACCATCCTCCACATTCAA GACAAACCTGCTCTGTTCAGAAACTTCTTCAAGTGGCTCAAGCCTGGGGGCAAAGTGCTGATCAGTGACTACTGCAGGAGCCCTGGGACACCATCAGAGGAATTCGCTGCGTACATCAAGCAGAGAGGCTATGACCTCCATGATGTGAAGACCTACGGAAAG ATGCTTGAGGATGCCGGTTTCCATGATGTCGTCGCTGAGGACCGCACCGACCAG TTCCTGAGGGTCCTGGAGAGGGAGCTGGGCGAGACCGAGAAGAACAAGGAGGCCTTCCTGGCGGACTTCACCCAGGAGGACTACGACGACATCGTCAACGGCTGGAGCGCGAAGCTGAAGCGGAGCTCTGCCGGCGAGCAGAAGTGGGGGCTGTTCATCGCGACCAAGTGA
- the LOC109781494 gene encoding phosphoethanolamine N-methyltransferase 1 isoform X4 → MAAAAASVTHHSPPATVGSRESSMSEQGAGQGTKEQSPAELELELETDHPALPPPLARGGSASEVLAILPSYTGKTVLELGAGVGLFTGELAKEASHVIALEFIDNMIKKNEEINGHIHKNITFMCADVTSPELKIEDNSIDLVFSNWLLMQLNDEEVEKLIGRMVKWLKPGGHIFIRESCSHQSGDSKRKVNPTNYREPRFCTKVFKECHSYDQEGNSFELSLVTFKCIGAYVKSKRNQICWLWEKVKCTEDKGFQRFLDNVQYKSTGILRYERVFGEGYVSTGGFETTKEFVDKLDLKAGQKVLDVGCGIGGGDFYMAETYDVHVLGIDLSINMVSFAIERAIGRSCSVEFEVADCTTKEYAENTFDVIYCRDTILHIQDKPALFRNFFKWLKPGGKVLISDYCRSPGTPSEEFAAYIKQRGYDLHDVKTYGKMLEDAGFHDVVAEDRTDQFLRVLERELGETEKNKEAFLADFTQEDYDDIVNGWSAKLKRSSAGEQKWGLFIATK, encoded by the exons ATG GCTGCAGCTGCTGCCAGTGTCACTCACCACTCGCCGCCGGCCACCGTAGGATCGAGAGAGAGCAGCATGAGCGAGCAGGGGGCAGGGCAGGGTACCAAGGAGCAGTCACCGGCAGAgctcgagctcgaactcgaaaCGGACCACCCTGCCCTGCCCCCGCCCCTTGCTCGAGGTGGCTCTGCCAGTGAG GTGCTGGCCATCCTGCCGTCCTACACGGGCAAAACGGTGCTGGAGCTCGGCGCCGGCGTCGGCCTCTTCACCGGGGAGCTGGCAAAGGAGGCCAGCCACGTCATCGCTCTGGAGTTCATCGACAACATGATCAAGAAG AACGAGGAGATCAATGGGCACATCCACAAGAACATCACCTTCATGTGCGCCGACGTGACGTCGCCGGAGCTCAAGATCGAGGACAACTCCATCGACCTCGTCTTCTCCAACTGGCTGCTCATGCAGCTAAACGACGAGGAG GTTGAGAAGCTGATTGGGAGGATGGTGAAGTGGCTGAAGCCTGGTGGCCATATTTTCATCAGGGAATCCTGCTCCCACCAGTCAGGTGATTCCAAGAGGAAAGTGAACCCCACAAACTACCGTGAGCCAAGGTTTTGCACCAAG GTGTTTAAGGAATGCCACTCCTATGACCAAGAGGGGAATTCGTTTGAGCTTTCTCTGGTAACTTTCAAGTGCATTGGGGCTTATGTGAAAAGCAAGAGGAACCAG ATATGTTGGCTGTGGGAGAAGGTCAAGTGCACAGAAGACAAAGGCTTTCAGAGATTCCTGGACAATGTGCAGTACAAATCCACTGGCATCTTGCGTTATGAGCGCGTGTTTGGGGAGGGTTATGTTAGCACCGGTGGATTCG AGACCACAAAGGAATTTGTGGACAAGCTGGATCTGAAAGCTGGCCAGAAGGTGCTTGATGTTGGGTGCGGCATCGGAGGAGGCGACTTCTACATGGCTGAAACCTATGATGTCCATGTCCTCGGCATCGATCTTTCCATCAACATGGTTTCGTTCGCGATAGAGCGTGCCATCGGGCGCTCGTGCTCGGTTGAGTTTGAGGTTGCTGACTGCACCACCAAGGAATACGCAGAGAACACGTTTGATGTGATCTACTGCCGTGACACCATCCTCCACATTCAA GACAAACCTGCTCTGTTCAGAAACTTCTTCAAGTGGCTCAAGCCTGGGGGCAAAGTGCTGATCAGTGACTACTGCAGGAGCCCTGGGACACCATCAGAGGAATTTGCTGCGTACATCAAGCAGAGAGGCTATGACCTCCATGATGTGAAGACCTATGGAAAG ATGCTTGAGGATGCCGGTTTCCACGATGTCGTCGCCGAAGACCGCACCGACCAG TTCCTGAGGGTCCTGGAGAGGGAGCTGGGCGAGACCGAGAAGAACAAGGAGGCCTTCCTGGCGGACTTCACCCAGGAGGACTACGACGACATCGTCAACGGCTGGAGCGCGAAGCTGAAGCGGAGCTCCGCCGGCGAGCAGAAGTGGGGGCTTTTCATCGCGACCAAGTGA
- the LOC109781494 gene encoding phosphoethanolamine N-methyltransferase 1 isoform X2 yields MMIPLLFQLPSGNCSEQRTAWWYHIIVVTIMNHGHIAKLARIALQAAAAASVTHHSPPATVGSRESSMSEQGAGQGTKEQSPAELELELETDHPALPPPLARGGSASEVLAILPSYTGKTVLELGAGVGLFTGELAKEASHVIALEFIDNMIKKNEEINGHIHKNITFMCADVTSPELKIEDNSIDLVFSNWLLMQLNDEEVEKLIGRMVKWLKPGGHIFIRESCSHQSGDSKRKVNPTNYREPRFCTKVFKECHSYDQEGNSFELSLVTFKCIGAYVKSKRNQICWLWEKVKCTEDKGFQRFLDNVQYKSTGILRYERVFGEGYVSTGGFETTKEFVDKLDLKAGQKVLDVGCGIGGGDFYMAETYDVHVLGIDLSINMVSFAIERAIGRSCSVEFEVADCTTKEYAENTFDVIYCRDTILHIQDKPALFRNFFKWLKPGGKVLISDYCRSPGTPSEEFAAYIKQRGYDLHDVKTYGKMLEDAGFHDVVAEDRTDQFLRVLERELGETEKNKEAFLADFTQEDYDDIVNGWSAKLKRSSAGEQKWGLFIATK; encoded by the exons ATGATGATTCCCTTGCTCTTTCAGCTTCCTAGTGGCAACTGCTCAGAGCAGAGGACCGCATGGTGGTACCATATAATCGTCGTCACCATCATGAATCACGGTCATATCGCTAAGCTAGCGCGTATCGCCCTGCAGGCTGCAGCTGCTGCCAGTGTCACTCACCACTCGCCGCCGGCCACCGTAGGATCGAGAGAGAGCAGCATGAGCGAGCAGGGGGCAGGGCAGGGTACCAAGGAGCAGTCACCGGCAGAgctcgagctcgaactcgaaaCGGACCACCCTGCCCTGCCCCCGCCCCTTGCTCGAGGTGGCTCTGCCAGTGAG GTGCTGGCCATCCTGCCGTCCTACACGGGCAAAACGGTGCTGGAGCTCGGCGCCGGCGTCGGCCTCTTCACCGGGGAGCTGGCAAAGGAGGCCAGCCACGTCATCGCTCTGGAGTTCATCGACAACATGATCAAGAAG AACGAGGAGATCAATGGGCACATCCACAAGAACATCACCTTCATGTGCGCCGACGTGACGTCGCCGGAGCTCAAGATCGAGGACAACTCCATCGACCTCGTCTTCTCCAACTGGCTGCTCATGCAGCTAAACGACGAGGAG GTTGAGAAGCTGATTGGGAGGATGGTGAAGTGGCTGAAGCCTGGTGGCCATATTTTCATCAGGGAATCCTGCTCCCACCAGTCAGGTGATTCCAAGAGGAAAGTGAACCCCACAAACTACCGTGAGCCAAGGTTTTGCACCAAG GTGTTTAAGGAATGCCACTCCTATGACCAAGAGGGGAATTCGTTTGAGCTTTCTCTGGTAACTTTCAAGTGCATTGGGGCTTATGTGAAAAGCAAGAGGAACCAG ATATGTTGGCTGTGGGAGAAGGTCAAGTGCACAGAAGACAAAGGCTTTCAGAGATTCCTGGACAATGTGCAGTACAAATCCACTGGCATCTTGCGTTATGAGCGCGTGTTTGGGGAGGGTTATGTTAGCACCGGTGGATTCG AGACCACAAAGGAATTTGTGGACAAGCTGGATCTGAAAGCTGGCCAGAAGGTGCTTGATGTTGGGTGCGGCATCGGAGGAGGCGACTTCTACATGGCTGAAACCTATGATGTCCATGTCCTCGGCATCGATCTTTCCATCAACATGGTTTCGTTCGCGATAGAGCGTGCCATCGGGCGCTCGTGCTCGGTTGAGTTTGAGGTTGCTGACTGCACCACCAAGGAATACGCAGAGAACACGTTTGATGTGATCTACTGCCGTGACACCATCCTCCACATTCAA GACAAACCTGCTCTGTTCAGAAACTTCTTCAAGTGGCTCAAGCCTGGGGGCAAAGTGCTGATCAGTGACTACTGCAGGAGCCCTGGGACACCATCAGAGGAATTTGCTGCGTACATCAAGCAGAGAGGCTATGACCTCCATGATGTGAAGACCTATGGAAAG ATGCTTGAGGATGCCGGTTTCCACGATGTCGTCGCCGAAGACCGCACCGACCAG TTCCTGAGGGTCCTGGAGAGGGAGCTGGGCGAGACCGAGAAGAACAAGGAGGCCTTCCTGGCGGACTTCACCCAGGAGGACTACGACGACATCGTCAACGGCTGGAGCGCGAAGCTGAAGCGGAGCTCCGCCGGCGAGCAGAAGTGGGGGCTTTTCATCGCGACCAAGTGA
- the LOC109781493 gene encoding phosphoethanolamine N-methyltransferase 1 isoform X2, producing the protein MSEQGAGQGTKEQSVPATVGSREISLSGQGSKEERLAELEELELQTDHQGVLAILPSYAGKTVLELGAGIGRFTGELAKEAGHVIALDFIDSVIKKNEEINGDIYKNITFMCADVTSPELKIEDNSVDIVFSNWLLMYLNDEEVEKLIGRIVKWLKPGGHIFIRESCFHQSGDSKRKVNPTHYREPRFYTKVFKECHSYDQEGNSFELSLVTSKCIGAYVKSKKNQNQICWLWEKVKCTEDKGFQRFLDNVQYKSTGILRYERVFGEGYVSTGGFETTKEFVDKLDLKAGQKVLDVGCGIGGGDFYMAETYDVHVLGIDLSINMVSFAIERAIGRSCSVEFEVADCTTKEYAENTFDVIYSRDTILHIQDKPALFRNFFKWLKPGGKVLISDYCRSPGTPSEEFAAYIKQRGYDLHDVKTYGKMLEDAGFHDVVAEDRTDQFLRVLERELGETEKNKEAFLADFTQEDYDDIVNGWSAKLKRSSAGEQKWGLFIATK; encoded by the exons ATGAGCGAGCAGGGGGCAGGGCAGGGTACCAAGGAGCAGTCAGTGCCGGCCACCGTAGGGTCGAGAGAGATCAGCTTGAGCGGGCAGGGTAGCAAGGAGGAGAGACTGGCCGAGCTGGAAGAGCTCGAGCTCCAAACGGACCACCAAGGG GTGCTGGCCATCCTCCCGTCGTACGCGGGCAAGACGGTGCTGGAGCTCGGCGCCGGCATCGGCCGCTTCACCGGCGAGCTGGCCAAGGAGGCCGGCCACGTCATCGCGCTCGACTTCATCGACAGCGTCATCAAGAAG AACGAGGAGATCAATGGGGACATCTACAAGAACATCACCTTCATGTGCGCCGACGTCACCTCGCCGGAGCTCAAGATCGAGGACAACTCCGTCGACATCGTCTTCTCCAACTGGCTGCTCATGTACCTCAACGACGAGGAG GTTGAGAAGCTGATTGGCAGGATAGTGAAGTGGCTGAAGCCCGGTGGGCATATTTTCATCAGGGAATCGTGCTTCCACCAGTCTGGGGATTCCAAGAGGAAAGTGAACCCGACGCACTACCGGGAGCCGAGGTTCTACACCAAG GTGTTTAAGGAATGCCACTCCTATGACCAAGAGGGGAATTCCTTTGAGCTTTCTCTGGTAACTTCCAAGTGCATTGGAGCTTATGTGAAAAGCAAGAAGAACCAGAACCAG ATATGTTGGCTGTGGGAGAAGGTCAAGTGCACAGAAGACAAAGGCTTTCAGAGATTCCTGGACAATGTGCAGTACAAATCCACTGGAATCTTGCGTTATGAGCGCGTGTTTGGGGAGGGTTATGTTAGCACCGGTGGATTCG AGACCACAAAGGAGTTTGTGGACAAGCTGGACCTGAAAGCTGGCCAGAAGGTGCTCGATGTAGGGTGTGGTATCGGAGGAGGCGACTTCTACATGGCTGAAACCTATGATGTCCATGTCCTCGGCATCGATCTTTCTATCAACATGGTTTCGTTCGCAATTGAGCGTGCCATCGGGCGCTCGTGCTCCGTTGAGTTTGAGGTTGCTGACTGCACCACCAAGGAATACGCAGAGAACACGTTTGATGTCATCTACAGCCGTGACACCATCCTCCACATTCAA GACAAACCTGCTCTGTTCAGAAACTTCTTCAAGTGGCTCAAGCCTGGGGGCAAAGTGCTGATCAGTGACTACTGCAGGAGCCCTGGGACACCATCAGAGGAATTCGCTGCGTACATCAAGCAGAGAGGCTATGACCTCCATGATGTGAAGACCTACGGAAAG ATGCTTGAGGATGCCGGTTTCCATGATGTCGTCGCTGAGGACCGCACCGACCAG TTCCTGAGGGTCCTGGAGAGGGAGCTGGGCGAGACCGAGAAGAACAAGGAGGCCTTCCTGGCGGACTTCACCCAGGAGGACTACGACGACATCGTCAACGGCTGGAGCGCGAAGCTGAAGCGGAGCTCTGCCGGCGAGCAGAAGTGGGGGCTGTTCATCGCGACCAAGTGA